The following proteins are co-located in the Acidimicrobiales bacterium genome:
- a CDS encoding hydantoinase/oxoprolinase family protein, translated as MRIGSDTGGTFTDLVAADGRIAKVLSTPQDPGVAVAEGVAELGSSDDLTLAHGTTVATNALLEGRVASVALVTTVGLADVIEIARQDRPSLYDPTVRRPVPLVARALRFEVRGRMAADGTELEPVQLGDVPAVIDADAVAICFLHADLEPGHEDVVAELLGAGGRDVCCSHDVSPEVREYERTVTTVVNAALRPILREYLTDLAGTAHEVMVMTSAGGLVPARTASELPASLLLSGPAGGVRAGAAVAAAHGFADAVTLDMGGTSTDVCLVLDGAPAPAAQREVAGFTVRFPALDVFTIGAGGGSIASIDPGGALVVGPRSAGARPGPACYGRGGDEPTVTDANVAAGRIPAGATFGGISLDDRRAAEALERAGVGAEGVLAVVNANMERALRAATVERGVDPRSLALVAFGGAGPLHAAELADALGIATVIVPARAGVLSAVGILTSPVQRDLVQSWPTPTGHAGLDEALDALAAEATALVGQGAVATTTVDCRYLGQSHEITVASVDAFEDEHRRRNGYSRAGDPVEVIAIRATAVRPSPVSIEDLAPVERPAHIVVGPATIADPDSTTWVPDRWQAEPGLDGALVLTRRSR; from the coding sequence ATGCGGATCGGTTCGGACACCGGCGGTACCTTCACCGATCTGGTCGCCGCCGACGGTCGCATCGCGAAGGTCCTGTCGACCCCTCAGGACCCCGGCGTCGCCGTGGCCGAGGGTGTGGCCGAGCTCGGTTCCTCCGACGACCTGACCCTTGCCCACGGCACCACCGTTGCCACCAACGCGCTCCTCGAGGGCCGGGTTGCGTCGGTCGCGCTGGTCACCACCGTCGGCCTGGCCGACGTGATCGAGATCGCCCGCCAGGACCGCCCCTCGCTCTATGACCCGACGGTGCGACGGCCGGTGCCCCTCGTCGCTCGCGCATTGCGGTTCGAGGTGCGCGGGCGGATGGCGGCCGATGGAACCGAGCTGGAGCCGGTGCAGTTGGGTGACGTGCCGGCCGTGATCGATGCGGATGCGGTGGCGATCTGCTTCCTCCACGCCGACCTCGAACCCGGACACGAGGACGTGGTCGCGGAACTGCTCGGCGCAGGCGGTCGCGACGTGTGCTGCTCCCACGACGTGTCGCCGGAGGTCCGCGAGTACGAGCGCACGGTCACCACGGTCGTGAACGCCGCGCTGCGTCCGATCCTGCGCGAGTACCTCACCGATCTGGCCGGCACCGCCCACGAGGTGATGGTCATGACCTCGGCGGGTGGGCTGGTCCCGGCCCGCACTGCGAGCGAGCTCCCCGCCTCGTTGCTGCTGTCCGGGCCTGCGGGCGGGGTGCGGGCGGGTGCCGCGGTCGCGGCGGCCCACGGATTCGCCGACGCGGTGACCCTCGACATGGGCGGGACCAGCACCGACGTGTGCCTCGTGCTCGACGGGGCACCCGCCCCCGCGGCCCAGCGGGAGGTCGCGGGCTTCACGGTGCGGTTTCCCGCGCTCGACGTGTTCACCATCGGCGCCGGGGGCGGGTCCATCGCGTCGATCGACCCCGGGGGCGCGCTGGTGGTCGGCCCCCGCAGCGCAGGCGCCCGCCCCGGCCCCGCCTGCTATGGCCGAGGTGGTGATGAGCCCACCGTCACCGACGCCAACGTGGCCGCGGGGCGCATCCCCGCTGGGGCGACCTTCGGCGGCATCAGCCTCGACGATCGGCGAGCAGCGGAGGCGCTCGAGCGAGCGGGTGTCGGCGCCGAGGGGGTGCTGGCGGTGGTGAACGCCAACATGGAGCGCGCCTTGCGTGCGGCCACCGTCGAACGGGGGGTCGACCCCCGTTCGCTCGCCTTGGTTGCCTTCGGTGGGGCAGGTCCGCTCCACGCGGCCGAGCTGGCCGATGCGTTGGGCATCGCCACCGTGATCGTCCCGGCGCGGGCCGGCGTGCTGTCGGCGGTGGGCATCCTGACCTCGCCCGTTCAACGTGATCTGGTGCAGTCGTGGCCGACCCCGACCGGCCATGCCGGCCTGGACGAGGCATTGGATGCGCTGGCGGCCGAGGCCACCGCGCTGGTGGGCCAGGGGGCGGTCGCCACCACGACGGTCGACTGTCGCTACCTGGGCCAGAGCCACGAGATCACCGTGGCGTCGGTCGACGCGTTCGAGGACGAACACCGGCGTCGCAACGGCTACAGCCGTGCCGGTGATCCGGTCGAGGTGATCGCCATCAGGGCCACCGCAGTCCGTCCCTCCCCGGTGTCGATCGAGGACCTGGCACCGGTGGAGCGGCCCGCACACATCGTCGTGGGACCGGCCACCATCGCCGATCCCGACTCCACGACGTGGGTCCCGGACCGCTGGCAGGCCGAGCCAGGACTCGACGGTGCGCTGGTGCTGACCCGGCGGTCGCGGTGA
- a CDS encoding hydantoinase B/oxoprolinase family protein — MTLDPAALQVLISRLTGVAEEMGAVLRRSAFSPNIKERADCSAALFTADGALLVQAEHIPVHLGSMPASVQAAIDAFGDQLSPGDQIVLNDPFAGGTHLNDITVVAPCFVDGRLVGFAANRAHHADVGGSAPGSIPADATEIYQEGLRIPPTRLDEGLRGLLLANSRTPMERAGDLDAQVGANVLGVERLARFADAPLDEVIDYGERRMRAALAELPDGTWRFSDVVDSTGAAADQQRPARIVVAVEVVGDRVRFDFTGTDPQRRGNVNAVEAVTVSSVAFALRAVLDPTIPANGGAFRAVEVVTVAGSIVAALSPAAVGAGNVEVSQRVADVCFGALAQVVPDRVPAASQGTMNNVLIGGAGWVYYETVGGGQGGGPSGPGMSGVHTAMTNTKNTPIEALERAFPMRVLRYRLRRGSGGTGWSPGGEGIERDLQMLEDVTVSLITERRVSQPWGLAGGEPGAVGENWLLPGGDEARAERLPDKCTLRLATGDVLRMLTPGGGGWGRATGTGST, encoded by the coding sequence GTGACGCTCGATCCCGCGGCGCTCCAGGTCCTGATCTCGCGCCTCACCGGCGTGGCCGAGGAGATGGGCGCGGTGCTGCGTCGATCGGCGTTCAGCCCCAACATCAAGGAGCGGGCCGACTGCTCGGCCGCCCTCTTCACCGCCGACGGCGCGCTGCTGGTCCAGGCCGAGCACATCCCCGTCCACCTGGGCTCGATGCCGGCGAGTGTGCAGGCGGCGATCGACGCGTTCGGCGATCAGCTCTCACCCGGGGACCAGATCGTGCTCAACGATCCGTTCGCGGGTGGGACCCATCTCAACGACATCACCGTGGTGGCCCCCTGCTTCGTGGACGGGCGCCTGGTCGGTTTCGCCGCCAACCGTGCCCATCACGCCGATGTCGGAGGTTCGGCCCCCGGGTCGATCCCCGCCGATGCCACCGAGATCTACCAGGAGGGGTTGCGCATCCCGCCCACTCGCCTCGACGAGGGTCTGCGTGGTCTGCTGCTGGCCAACTCGCGGACTCCCATGGAGCGGGCCGGCGATCTGGACGCCCAGGTGGGGGCCAACGTCTTGGGCGTCGAGCGCCTGGCGCGGTTCGCCGACGCTCCGCTCGACGAGGTGATCGACTACGGCGAACGGCGGATGCGGGCGGCGCTGGCCGAGCTGCCCGACGGCACGTGGAGGTTCAGCGACGTCGTCGACTCGACCGGGGCCGCTGCCGACCAGCAGAGGCCCGCCCGCATCGTGGTCGCCGTGGAGGTGGTCGGCGACCGGGTGCGCTTCGACTTCACCGGGACCGATCCTCAGCGACGGGGAAACGTCAACGCCGTCGAAGCTGTGACCGTGTCGTCGGTGGCGTTCGCGCTCCGGGCGGTTCTCGATCCCACGATTCCCGCGAACGGGGGAGCGTTCCGAGCGGTCGAGGTGGTCACCGTCGCAGGCAGCATCGTGGCCGCGCTCTCACCAGCGGCGGTCGGGGCCGGCAACGTGGAGGTCAGCCAGCGGGTGGCCGATGTGTGCTTCGGCGCGCTCGCCCAGGTGGTGCCCGACCGGGTCCCGGCAGCCTCGCAGGGAACGATGAACAACGTGCTGATCGGCGGCGCCGGGTGGGTGTACTACGAGACCGTCGGCGGCGGCCAGGGTGGTGGCCCGTCGGGTCCGGGGATGAGCGGTGTCCACACCGCGATGACTAATACGAAGAACACACCGATCGAGGCACTGGAACGGGCGTTCCCCATGAGAGTGCTGCGCTATCGACTGCGCCGGGGAAGCGGCGGTACCGGATGGTCTCCGGGCGGGGAGGGCATCGAGCGCGATCTGCAGATGCTGGAGGATGTGACCGTGAGCCTGATCACCGAGCGCCGTGTCAGCCAGCCGTGGGGTCTCGCTGGGGGCGAGCCAGGTGCGGTGGGGGAGAACTGGCTGCTGCCTGGGGGTGACGAGGCCCGAGCCGAGCGCCTCCCCGACAAGTGCACGCTCCGCCTCGCGACTGGCGACGTGCTGCGAATGCTGACGCCGGGCGGAGGCGGCTGGGGGAGGGCTACCGGAACGGGTTCCACCTGA